The following nucleotide sequence is from Bacteroidota bacterium.
GAAGTAAGACCAATGGGATAATCGAAAAGTTCGCGGGCAAAGGAAATGGGCACCAGAGTATATTTTCCGTCAATGTCGGGTTGAGAAGAGAAGATGCCCGATACCAGAATAAGTTTTCGGGTGAGGGATTTGTTGGGATCCATTGATAAACTTGCCGATCGTTTGGGAACAAAAACCTTGAGGGGTTCGTACATATCGGGGTTAAGATTCAGGTGATAAGCTAATCCTCTGCCCATTACAGCCATTGGAATGTTATTATAATAAAGGCTGAAATCACCTCTCCACAGAAGTGAATCGACAGAATTTACGCGTTGGTAATTGCTACTAACTCCGCGTATGGTGCTTACAGTTTGTTTTTCGTTGTATACCAGTAGCCCATTGTCTTCGAGTATTTCAGCGAATTCCTCCACTCCCTCGACCTTACTAATCAATGCAAGGGTATCGGTAGAAAGCACAAAGATTTTTCCCTGGGCTGGGGTTATAGCAATATCGGGATAGAATGAATTGTACATGCTTTGCACCAGCTTGTCGAAACCGTTAAACACCGAAAGAATAAGGATAAATGCCATGGTACCCACCACTACTCCGAGTGTAGAAAGCCCCGAAACAATGTTAATGGCATTGTGCGATTTTTTTCCAAGAATGTAGCGTCGGGCTATGAAAAACGAGAGGTTCAAGGCCTTCAGGGTTTAAGCAGTTGATTAATGTTGTCGATATAGTCGAGCGAGTCGTCGAGATAAAATTTCAGGTCGGGAATTTTTCTTAGCTGATTACGCATCCGGTTTCCGAGTTCATGGCGCAACGGGGCATAATGTTCATTCAAGTGATTGACCACTTCGCTTGCCTTTTCCGAAGGAAAGACACTGATATTGATTTTTGCAAGTCCCAGGTCAGGTGTAATGCGTACACGTGTAATGGTGAGCATTTTACCCGGAGCCAGGCTACTTGTATGATGTAGGAGTATATCCGACAGATCTTTCTGAATTTGCTTGGATATGCGAGTTTGTCTTGTTGAATCCATCCGAATTGCTTATAGACGCAAAGGTATTAAAAACTAGCTGAATTGTTTAGCTTTGATTCAGTATATCAGTCTGCAAGAATTTATTTTGAATTTTTTCGGTTTTTAAAGTTAAAAGCCCTTTTTAGATTAACTTCCTTTTTCGATAACATTTCTTAGTTTTGTGGCTCAAATAGCCAACAACCTATTCTTCGCATGAGCAAAAAAAGAGTTTTATCGTGTATTCAGCCAACGGGCGAAATTCATTTGGGTAATTATTTTGGTGCTGTAAAAAACTGGGTCGGGTTGCAGGATCAGTATAGTTGTGTGTATGGTGTTGTCGATTTGCATGCCATGACCATGCCTTACGATCCGAAAGTTTTACGCGAAAACACTTATCGCATGGTAGTGGAATTGCTGGCTTGCGGAATTGACCCTGAAAAATCAGTGCTATTTGTTCAGTCGCTGGTACCTCAACATACCGAGCTGGCATGGATATTTAATTGTGTGACATCGTACGGAGAATTGTCGCGCATGACCCAGTTTAAAGACAAGTCGGAAATGTTGCAAAGCAAATCGGGCAAAACTATAATTTCTACCGGGTTATTTACTTACCCTGTTTTACAGGCTGCCGATATTCTGGTTTACAATGCCGATTTTGTTCCCGTAGGCAAAGACCAGGAACAACACCTCGAACTAACCCGCAACATTGCCATACGTTTTAACAAGCAATTCGGACATTATTTTAAAGAGCCGGCACCCTTGTTCACAGAAATACCCAAGCTGATGTCGCTGGCCGATCCTACCAAAAAAATGAGTAAAAGTCTCGGCGAAAAGCATTATATAGGTTTGTTCGAAGAAGAAGAGAGGATACGCAAAAAAGTGCGTTCAGCAGTTACCGATACCGGCACTCCATCTGAGGGAACGATGAGTGAGGGTGTGGCCAATCTTTTCAACCTTTTAAAAGCTTGTGGCAAAGAGGATGCTGTGAATTCCTTTACACACGATTTTGAATCTGGAACCTTAAAGTACAAAGATTTAAAAGAAGCTACTGCAGAAGCACTCATTGAATTAACGACCCCTTTCAGAATAAAAAAAGCCGAATTGATGAGTGACCGTGCCTTTGTCGAAAATCTGATGAAGGAGCATTCGCTAAAAGCGGTTGAACTGGCGAGTGAAACCCTGCACCAGGTAAAAAAACTTACAGGCATTTTTGATATTCGCTAAGCCTGAATTTAGTGGGCTAAAAAATAAAATCCCGCCGGAAAATTCTGCGGCGGGACTGCCCTGTTTTATCAGGTATATTTTGGTACGATTCTGTATAATTGGTATTACAAAAGATATGCCAAATTACTTTTTGTCGATGGTAATTTCTTATCCTACAAGAAATAATTAAGCTTTAATGGTCTCGGGAATTTTTAACCTAACCAGTGCTCCACGGCTAGGGCGGTTGTCGATATCGATGCTTCCTTTAATCAGATCCAGTATGAGTTTTGCAGTGGCCAGCCCTACGCCGAAGCCGTAAGATTGTTGTTGCAGGTTATCTGCAGCAAAGAAACTAAAAAGCTCTTCCTTGGCCTTATCAGAAAAACCAGGCCCTTCGTCGAGAATAATTATATCAATATACTCGTGGTAGCGTTTGATGGAAATGAGAACCTTACCCTTCTGCGGCGAATACTTAATGGCATTGTCAATTACAATCGATAAGCAGGATTGAAGCAATTTAGGCTCGGCAAGTGCATAAAGCGTATCGAAAGGATTTTCAATTTCAATTTCAATTTCTTTCTTTTCGATTTCGCGCATATCCAAGGCATGCGAAAGACTTTCATTGAAATCGACCGGCCTTCTTTCTATCTTGCTTTCGATGGTTTTAAGTTCTGTAAAAAGCAGCGACAACTCCGATACTTTAATTAGTCTGTTTGTAAGGTCTTTGATGTTGTTGATGCTTTCGATTTGCGATTGGTCGGTGAGTTGTTCAGCCAGGATGGAGGTATATCCCTGAATGCCGTTTAGGGGTGTGCGCAGCTCGTGGTTGATGTGCAGCACAAACTCTGTTTTAGTCTTATCGAGTTTCGAAAGTTCCTCGTTGAAGTGTGTGAGCTTTTCGTTGGCTAGTTGAAGTTCTTTATTTGTAAGGCGCAATTCTTCGGTCCGCCTTTCCACAATCGATTCAAGTTCGAGGTTTAGCGTCTGGAGTTTTTCCGTTTTTTGTTTCAGATCGATGTGTGTGCGTACCCTCGAGATAAGCTCGTTAAAATTAAAAGGTTTAATGATGTAATCTACTGCACCCAGCTCAAATCCTTTAATAATATCTTCTTTTTGAACCCGTGCGGTTAGAAAAATTACCGGAATATCTTTCGTTCTGGGTTGCGATTTTAATTGTTCGCACACCTCGTAACCATCCATATCG
It contains:
- a CDS encoding ABC transporter permease, which gives rise to MNLSFFIARRYILGKKSHNAINIVSGLSTLGVVVGTMAFILILSVFNGFDKLVQSMYNSFYPDIAITPAQGKIFVLSTDTLALISKVEGVEEFAEILEDNGLLVYNEKQTVSTIRGVSSNYQRVNSVDSLLWRGDFSLYYNNIPMAVMGRGLAYHLNLNPDMYEPLKVFVPKRSASLSMDPNKSLTRKLILVSGIFSSQPDIDGKYTLVPISFARELFDYPIGLTSLEIKLNSKVPPSATQKNLQKLLGEKFMVKNKYEQNELLYKTMRTEKWAIFAILALVLIILLFSLVGSLSMLIIEKKNDIKILHSLGASQKLIRKIFYREGLIITMLGVLIGLAMGILLVWIQEKYEIVKLHGGFIIDAYPVELQRGDVLIVVGTVVAIGTIAAWYPVRFLLKNTVNAV
- the rbfA gene encoding 30S ribosome-binding factor RbfA; this translates as MDSTRQTRISKQIQKDLSDILLHHTSSLAPGKMLTITRVRITPDLGLAKINISVFPSEKASEVVNHLNEHYAPLRHELGNRMRNQLRKIPDLKFYLDDSLDYIDNINQLLKP
- the trpS gene encoding tryptophan--tRNA ligase, producing the protein MSKKRVLSCIQPTGEIHLGNYFGAVKNWVGLQDQYSCVYGVVDLHAMTMPYDPKVLRENTYRMVVELLACGIDPEKSVLFVQSLVPQHTELAWIFNCVTSYGELSRMTQFKDKSEMLQSKSGKTIISTGLFTYPVLQAADILVYNADFVPVGKDQEQHLELTRNIAIRFNKQFGHYFKEPAPLFTEIPKLMSLADPTKKMSKSLGEKHYIGLFEEEERIRKKVRSAVTDTGTPSEGTMSEGVANLFNLLKACGKEDAVNSFTHDFESGTLKYKDLKEATAEALIELTTPFRIKKAELMSDRAFVENLMKEHSLKAVELASETLHQVKKLTGIFDIR
- a CDS encoding response regulator, with translation MAEQENLAKVLVVDDIQSNIDFVTDVLELENLNIIGASSGKSALEMAFGEQPDIILLDISMPDMDGYEVCEQLKSQPRTKDIPVIFLTARVQKEDIIKGFELGAVDYIIKPFNFNELISRVRTHIDLKQKTEKLQTLNLELESIVERRTEELRLTNKELQLANEKLTHFNEELSKLDKTKTEFVLHINHELRTPLNGIQGYTSILAEQLTDQSQIESINNIKDLTNRLIKVSELSLLFTELKTIESKIERRPVDFNESLSHALDMREIEKKEIEIEIENPFDTLYALAEPKLLQSCLSIVIDNAIKYSPQKGKVLISIKRYHEYIDIIILDEGPGFSDKAKEELFSFFAADNLQQQSYGFGVGLATAKLILDLIKGSIDIDNRPSRGALVRLKIPETIKA